CGGCCGAAAAACGGCCGAAACGACCAGCCAGGAAAAGCTGACTCATCGCCTCACCTCCAGGCCTGAGAAACTTGGCCGCCGCAATCCACCGCTCGCCTTCCCggtcccgttctcagcagccgcgggTGCTAaaaggtccaaagacctctcccacggctgcccgaAAGATGATACTCCAGACCGGGAAAGGCAGGCAGCTAGGCGAGCGGCCCAGGCATCGCCATCCATGGAGGCCGTTTAAACGCCAGAGCTCAGTCTTCAGtgcagcgccatcttgcgcatgcgcagagccaaaaATCTCTTTTAGACCTTTATACCAAGGAAGGTTGCTTTCATGGAGAGAGAAGGCAACTCCTAGcaacctgtctggaacccgcactgcatatcggacgttagtacaattgagagagtccagagatatttcacgagaagagtcctccactactCTGCTTGCAATAGAATCCCTtgcgccaccagacttgaaattttgggcttagacaacttagaacttcgccatctttggtctgacctaagcatagtacataaaattatctaccacaatgtcctacctgtcaatgactactttagcttcaaccacaacaatacaccagcaaacaataggtacaaactcaaagtagaccgctccaaactcgattgcagaaaatatgacttcagtaacagagtggtcagtgcctggaatgcactacctgattctgtggtttcttccccaaacccccaaaactttaaccttagactgtctactattgacctcaccccattcctaagaggtctgtaaggggcgtgcataagcacaccagcgtgcctaccgtctctgtcctaatatcCCTTTTTAcacgtatccttttcatgtattcaaattatgtttatacttttatctgttatcttatatatgcttgacaaataaataaaaataaataaaaaaaaaccttagtcAGTAAGCCCAGTGATGAAGGATGCTGGGAATTCAAGTTTGGTGACATAGCATGGATGTTTCTCTGGTTTggtctaacccaggggtgtccaaacttggtccctttaagacttttggacttcaactcccagagttcctcagccagctttgctggctgaggactctgggagttgaagtccaaagtcttaaagggaccaagtttggacacccctggtctaacctTTGGTCTAATCTTTTATTTGTTCTCCAAGATCTAAACAGATGAGAGTAGCCATGTAGCATCTTTCACATCCACCTGGGCACTGTGTAAAGAATGATCCCTCCATGCTTAGCCTTTAGTGTGATGGGGCATGAAGTATACatagaaagagaaaggaatagCAGCCTGGGCTTCAGAAAAGCACCTAATAATGCACTCCACAAGTGTGGGCTGGGCATATGCTGGAATGCTGACTCTTGCCACCTGGACATCtaagcagaaggaaggaaaatgcttTTCCCCAAGAAACTATAGGAAGCTAAACCCAGATGGAAAGGGGTCCCATTGTCCCTGATCGTCCCCCCCCCACTGCTTAGGAATGCTGCTTGTCTTGCTTCTTATCTGCTTAGTGGTTACCTAATTTAGATAATGTCCCCCCAACCTAGAATGAGTTATGGGATTCACATCTCTACTCTTAATGAAATCCttaggaggaaaaaataaaatcttttttactGGTAGaaatactattaatcttatccTAGCTCTTGAGGAACTTATATTGGTAGTAAGGATGGAAGCTTCTCCAGCATAGAAGTAAATGAAGCATAGAGCCATGAGCACAGTGATGAGAGATATTAAAATTGAAACAGAATCTGGCATAATGAAAATATCTGTCttgaggtttttggtttttttttttggcttggaaGAAATGAGAACCAAAATTTCATTTGCTGCCAGTGATCTGCAATTATTTTCCCCTGGAGTTAGATCTTTGGTAGTCTGATATCCTATTCTAGATTTTGTCTCAGAGATCTCTGATAAACCTTGGCTGCAATCAAGACTAATTACCAAGAGCTTAGGACCATTGTGGAACAAGAGCCAGGCTCAGGGCAAGGCTTGAAATGATGTTCCAGTGATTCCCCTTGCTTCCCCTCTCTGCTCCCTCCCCCACAAGGAAAATGCTGCAGTTAAAAGAGAGTATGCCCTCCCTGTTATTTAAGTCCCCCCAAACTGCTCATGTTTGTATTTCCTTCAGTTTGTGATGTACTAGCAAACAGATACTCTTTTGTGTTaccaaagaggaggaaaagaaaaaaaaggaacaggaggagatcATGTTAATGTCCCCAGGAAAGAGAAGTGGGGCTGAACTTTCAATAGGAGCGAGAGAATGCTTTTTACCCTATTCAGAGTAGGTATATAATTCTACATTTCCTTCATTCTTTggcataggtaaaggttccccttgcacatatgtgctagtcatacctgactctagggggcggtgctcatctccgtttcaaagctgaagagccagcgctgtccgaagacatctccatggtcatgtggccggcatgactaaatgccagaggcgcacggaatgctgttaccttcccaccaaaggtggtccctattttttcaacttgcattttttaggtgctttcgaactgctcggttggcagaagctgggacaggtaacaggagctcaccccgttatgtggcactagggattcgaattgctgaactgctgacctttcgatcgactagctcagcatcttagccattgagccaccgtgtccctcaatTTTGCCAAGTTattgagatattttatttttccatattcaGATGGTGTGGTAGTATATCTACTGCTAATGCACTGTGGGTGTATATTTTCGTATATGATAGTTGTAAGGTTGCCTTCACCAAGCTGCTAACATTTAAATGTGTTGAGCTCTAATTCTAAACATTTCCAGCATACTTGGTGGTTAATGCCCAACTTTATAGTCATTGTGTACTCTTAAGATGTTGTGCCTGGTCCAGATTTGATAGATTCATCAGGCACTTACTTCAACATGGACAACAGAGTAAAAGAATGGATAATAAATTGCAGGATAGTACCAACGTTATACACTATTCATAGATCTCGTTCTGTGAGACTGAGGTAGCAGCAGTATATTCCTTCTGTTCACCTGTTCACTAATCTAGGATCTCAGCAAAGCCATCTGTTTCTCAGATGTTGTAATGAATAACTACTTGTTGCCTCAGAAGTTTATAATTAATCCCTTTTAAACAAGTGCTGAGGTTATGCACTTTGGTGTATCATTTGTTTCCTTCATTCACACTGAGGGATATCAGTCCCATATACTTCCTGTATAACTAATGGATCAAACAAGAGCTAGTCAATCTCACCTAGGATTTATGGATGAAAATCAAACAATTGTCAGTGCTGAGTCATAGTCTTTGCCATAACCCAGGAGAGTTTCTGCAGTTATGATTTGAGAACATGAAGTAGTAGCTAAGAAATCAGTTCAGACATTTTTTTCCATCTAGTCAATCTTCTCTATTAATATCATTCTTTGTTCTGCAAATTTTTCATACGGTGCCAAGTAATTTACCTCTTTGGTTTGTTTATTCCTTATTTCATTGCATGCATGTCTAAAAGTTCAAGATGGTATAGAAGTATTACCTATTCCAATCTTATTTTCACAACAACCCTGGAGAgcgaaaaagagggaaggagggagaaagagagagagagagaaagagagagagagagagagagagagagagagagagagagagagagatactactAGCATCTTATATCTATATTACACATCCATTCATCCTGATATAATCAAAGAAAATATTGTGACGTATATTGCAACtgtcttttaaaatattcatatttatctTCTTTTTAACCACAAATGCGGTTTTATTCCTTTTATTAACTGTATGAATTACAGACTTTCCCACCAATCTACCTGAATATGAAACAGTTAAGTAAATTGTACTATTACTTGAATTTCAGCACATTTTCATGGAATAGTTAGGTGATCTTGATGAGTACATGATATCACTTATGGGTGTTCAAATCTTGCTgattttgtttcaaattattcTTTTGTATTATCTTTAGGGTCTCATGATTCATTTAGCTTCTATATTGATGAGGCCTCTCCAGTGGGACCTGAGCAGCCAGAAACTGTCCAGAATTTTGTCTCTGTGTTTGGAACTGTGGCTAAAAAGCTGATGAGGAAATGGCTTGCAACACAGACAATGAATTTTACAAGCCAACTTGGAGCAGGGATACGGTATTTCGACCTTCGGATCTCCACAAAGCCCAGAGACCCTGATAATGAACTGTACTTCGCTCATGGTTTATTCAGTGCCAAAGTCAATGAGGGCCTGGAGGAGATCAGTGCCTTTCTCACTGACCATCATAAAGAGGTGGTCTTGTTGGACTTCAACCATTTCTACGGAATGCAGAAATGCCACCATGAAAAACTGGTTCAAATGCTCAAAGACACATTTGGGAGTAAAATgtgcccagccagctttgcccacGAAGTCTCTCTCCAATACCTGTGGGAGAAGGATTATCAAGTTTTGGTGTTTTATCACAGTCCAGTGGCTTTAGAGGTCCCATTTCTATGGCCAGGACAGATGATGCCAGCTCCATGGGCAAACACAACTGATCCAGAAAAATTGATCCAGTTTCTCCAGGCATCAATCACTGAGCGAAGGAAGAAGGGCTCTTTTTTTATATCTCAGGTGGTCCTGACTCCAAAGGCTAGCACGGTGGTCAAGGGCGTCACCAGTGGTCTTAGAGAAACAATCACAGAAAGGTAAGTACCTGCCCAAATACTGAGATATTGTCAGATTGATGGCAATTTGTCTCTTTACTTCTGTAAGCTTCTATTAGCAACTATTAGGCATAGCAACTATTATTAATAattgcaaaaatgttaaaaatattcaCACAGAAATCCTGCACTCATCTTAACAAAAGAACAATACTtaagtgccttccaactctgaatCCTTTAACAATGGGTAGAAGAAGGAACACTTTGCCAAGTTCCTATCAGTTCCATGTTATATCTCAAAGGAAGTATTGTGAtcatgccagaggtgggtttcaataggttctgaccaggtctggcgaactggtagcggaaattttgtgtagttcagagaaccggtaaataccatctctgactggccctgcctccatctattctctgcctcctgagtcccagctgatcagtaggaaatggagattttgcagtatccttcccctggagtgaggagggaatggggattttgcagtatccttcccctggagtggggaggaaatggggattttacagtatccttcccctgacatgcctaccaagccatgcccacagaaccagtagtaaaaaaaaattaatcccaccactggaccatgTCCTATGCAAACTGCCAGCAACCGAAAGTTGGCCTCACATGACTATGATGCTATGGGGAAAAGTTGAACCAGCTAATAAATGGCTCAACTCAGATTCCAAAGGAAACTTTGCAAAGAGACTTTGCACATGTCATCTGGAAATGTATGGAGAATTCTTAATTTCCCCGTTCTTTCCTATTCTCTCAATTTGTTCTAAGGATGCCTTTAATGGTGCCACTAAATAGTTGgctctcccttctttttccttgccAGAAAAATAACAATTTTGGAAAGGAAAGATGAAAGAAGAATGCTCTATCTTTAGCCAAGTTCCATAATCCTTCAGTGTaaataagagaaaggaagagattgggcaaccattatccgaaatgatatagggtttcctgcctgaggaggcggttggactagaagacctccaagatccccttccaactctgttattctcttctgttctgaaTTGGATATTGCATAACTAACAACATCCATGTTTGCGCATTCCCAGACCACACTGAATGTGTATGAATATTATATATGTTTGCCATTGCAACCTGCCAGAATATTAAGTATGACCTTTTTCATTTAAATTTTCTGTCATCTGTAATAGTTAGACAATATCAGGTTTTAGTAAACTGAGTAAAACGTAAATATGAAGAGGGGGCCCAAAGTTATGATTAGTGTTGGATTGGAAGAAACTGGGTAGAAAATTTGTTTCCCAGACTCTTAGGAAGATTCCACTTTACAGAGGAGTATTAGGAGAGCCAATTGTGATAGAAgcagaacagaggtgggtttcagcaggttctgaccagttctggagaaccggtagcggaaattttgagtagtttggagaactggtagtaaaaattctgactggccctgtccccatctattctctgcctcccaagtcccagctaattgggagggaatggagattttacagtatccttcccctggagtggggtgggaatggttattttacagaatcctttccctgccacgccgaccaagccacgtccacagaaccagtagtaaaattttttgaaaccaacCATTGAAGCAGAGGTCATATTTTCTCAGCCACAGATTCTTTGTACATGAGGAAAAATGGAGTAAACTTTGCAAACTTTAGAATAGTGAAGATATTAAGATTTCTGTTAGTATGCTAGTCCATAAGAGAGAAATATGGCTTTCAAAATTCCTTGAGAACAATGGTACTTATGCTCATTTTAATACAGCTTAGCTGGCTGACGGGAGAGGGGAACCAGGCTGCACGCATGGCAGACTGGTGGGCTGACATGCAATGGCAGCTCAACTTGCATGAGTGTGTAGGCACATGTGTATGCACACACACCTCAACTTACGCAAGCTGAGTTGTGAGCGCATGTGCACCGGCGTACCACTTGTGTGTCCCACTTGTGAAGAGGGCGCGGCTCGGTAATGGTTCATGGCCtggagattggggacccctgttttaatatAGGCTGGCTCAGCCATTTTGTGACTCAAGATAGGATGCCTTTCCTCAGTCATTCGGCATATGGAAGATGTGAACAATGGTTATCCATGAATCACCAGAGAACCTTTGATCTGTTCAGTTGTATAATTGTTATATCAAGTGTCTGCCTTCTTAGTACATGTGTGTTTaccaaattaattaataatattgtCCTTATTACCATCTGTACTCTAGCtttttacatttattattttttttgaaatgacaCTAGGTTTTTATGGAATTTAGACCAGTTCATTAAAAGGAATGGTGCGTGACAGCAAAGCTGTATGAGGAACTGTGAACTTCATAACTATTGCTGACTTAGCACATAATACTAAACCaggatttgtttattcatttgtttattcatAATTAAGCCATAATGGTCAgatcagagatgggattcaaataatttaacaaccggttctctgccctaatgactggctgggtgggtgtggccatggtgggcatggccaggaggtggggtaggcagcactcagcctccggCACtcacctgggagcaaaaatggtccATGGGCAGATGCTGCCCACCGtattttgggcctaataggcctccttacacttacctgggagccaaaatggggcatgtagggactcctggaaggggtggggagaggagggctggggccagccagcaatttaactactggttctcacAAACCggcgcgaaccagctgaatcctaccactgggtcAGATTCTTACATAATATAAGAGTTCATATAAGAGTTCACAATCATTAATTATATATGGCTGAGAATTATATTTAGcattatattcagtggtgggattcagccagttcgcacctatttgggagaaccggttgttaactttctaagcagtttggagaaccagttgttggaagaaattttattttgttctttcgactttacagggctaatcctgtaaggaaggcagaaaggaaacattctggtgttgtttctagcctaatctttattgccctgcttatagaaactgcctctccggttaactcttattacattgtaaaagCTAAGGTGGAGCGCCTcattgacgtgagtgatgttgagttggccatgcccacacagtcacatgaccaccaagccacgcccacctaggtcattagggcagagaaccagttgttaaattatttgaatcccaccactgattatagtcATAGGTGAACTAAGACATTCTCATTCTTAAAGCACAGCCACTGTACTTAAGGTCACATAGGCTTCAATGGATCTGTTTTTTGGAAGGTTGTGGCAGTCTTGCCTGATTCCTCACTGAGAGAAAATCTACTGAAGTTTTCGTCATGCAAGTGAAGGAAGGCAGATTGCCtgtgtatctttttttaaattccttctgTTCAACTGTGTCCTCAGTTCTCagagattgcctggacaagtccctgcagctttcttggcaagtttttcaatttttgccattgcttccttcctaactGCT
This genomic window from Ahaetulla prasina isolate Xishuangbanna chromosome 2, ASM2864084v1, whole genome shotgun sequence contains:
- the PLCXD3 gene encoding PI-PLC X domain-containing protein 3, with the protein product MASSQGKAELKFADWMASLPESIHSVPLANLAIPGSHDSFSFYIDEASPVGPEQPETVQNFVSVFGTVAKKLMRKWLATQTMNFTSQLGAGIRYFDLRISTKPRDPDNELYFAHGLFSAKVNEGLEEISAFLTDHHKEVVLLDFNHFYGMQKCHHEKLVQMLKDTFGSKMCPASFAHEVSLQYLWEKDYQVLVFYHSPVALEVPFLWPGQMMPAPWANTTDPEKLIQFLQASITERRKKGSFFISQVVLTPKASTVVKGVTSGLRETITERALPAMMQWVQAQTPGESGINIVTADFVELGEFISTIIKLNYGLGEGEADTT